One Candidatus Margulisiibacteriota bacterium genomic region harbors:
- a CDS encoding glycosyltransferase, protein MHNENIKLFNVTISNLSMIDAINQIIELAKSNKKAYVVTPNIDHIVMLQNDTMFKEVYDHAGMVLADGMPLIWASKILNTPIIEKVSGSDLFVRFAPFAAHNNIKLFLLGAAEGIAEQAKNNLCEEYPEIQITGVYSPPYGFEKDEQENLKIIDMINNSDADVLFVGLGSPKQEYWMYRNYHKLDTVKVSLGVGASFDFVAGKVQRAPVWMQKTGLEWFYRLVQEPQRLWRRYLINDMKFIPILMHELINAARTAFNKVLEAKSVLTK, encoded by the coding sequence ATGCACAATGAAAATATAAAATTATTTAACGTTACTATCTCTAATCTCAGCATGATTGATGCGATTAATCAAATCATTGAACTCGCAAAAAGCAACAAAAAGGCTTACGTCGTTACACCTAATATTGACCATATTGTCATGCTCCAAAATGATACTATGTTTAAAGAAGTATACGACCATGCCGGGATGGTACTTGCAGATGGAATGCCTCTAATCTGGGCATCCAAAATACTTAATACCCCTATAATAGAAAAAGTATCAGGATCTGACCTGTTTGTCCGGTTCGCTCCGTTCGCTGCACACAACAACATCAAACTTTTCTTGCTCGGAGCAGCCGAAGGTATAGCAGAGCAAGCAAAGAACAATCTCTGCGAGGAATACCCGGAGATTCAAATAACCGGAGTTTACTCTCCCCCATACGGTTTTGAGAAAGACGAACAAGAAAACCTGAAAATAATTGATATGATTAATAATAGTGACGCCGATGTTCTATTTGTAGGACTTGGCTCCCCGAAGCAGGAATATTGGATGTACCGGAACTACCATAAGCTTGATACGGTTAAAGTATCTCTTGGAGTTGGAGCTTCATTTGATTTTGTTGCAGGAAAAGTACAGAGAGCACCTGTATGGATGCAAAAAACCGGGCTCGAGTGGTTCTATAGATTGGTCCAGGAACCTCAAAGATTATGGAGACGCTATCTCATCAATGATATGAAGTTCATTCCCATATTAATGCATGAACTCATTAACGCAGCAAGGACGGCATTTAATAAGGTGCTTGAAGCAAAATCGGTCTTAACAAAATAA
- a CDS encoding uridine kinase: MNNQRNLSCFIGVYGGSGSGKSLFAQELLKSLGSGEAIILTADAYYKDQSQLSSEEAESHNFDQPDAIDFELLIQHIKDLRNGLTIAQPVYDFKTHSRTKKSITVRPQKYIIIEGLLFLLNRRLRDELDLKIYIDADDDVRLIRRIRRDKQERGQSTDSVINQYMATVRSMHNKHISPTKRYADIVIDFNVSNQQALRNTVKQIKLYYTTQELGSRGGIVPSIRLFFIRSFTVFRGVYRDTLKNIVSRYVLLLIIAFHSTLVLLRESHEVWLVDGPWPQFVRNYLASYQFPFVYITLFFVAVYLIKRTLFDIKQVNSIIRRYVYLELGIYTFIIISIYLYWTFYYGYF; this comes from the coding sequence ATGAATAATCAGAGGAATCTATCGTGTTTTATTGGAGTCTACGGAGGATCAGGCAGCGGAAAATCTTTATTCGCTCAAGAATTGTTAAAATCTTTGGGGTCCGGCGAAGCTATCATCCTCACCGCTGATGCTTACTATAAAGATCAGTCACAGTTATCCTCGGAAGAAGCTGAATCGCATAATTTTGATCAACCGGATGCAATTGATTTCGAGCTTCTTATCCAACACATAAAGGACCTGCGTAATGGACTGACAATAGCCCAACCGGTTTATGATTTCAAAACCCATTCAAGAACAAAAAAATCGATAACAGTACGCCCGCAAAAATACATTATTATCGAAGGGCTCCTTTTTCTGCTTAATCGCCGGCTCAGAGATGAACTCGACCTCAAAATATACATCGATGCCGATGACGATGTCCGGCTTATTAGAAGAATACGCCGAGACAAACAAGAACGGGGACAATCAACAGATTCGGTAATTAACCAGTATATGGCTACAGTCCGGTCAATGCATAACAAGCATATAAGCCCTACCAAACGATATGCAGACATTGTTATCGACTTCAACGTTTCTAATCAACAGGCACTAAGGAACACAGTTAAGCAAATCAAACTATACTATACTACGCAGGAATTGGGTAGCAGAGGAGGGATAGTACCCTCTATAAGATTATTTTTTATAAGGTCCTTTACCGTTTTTCGCGGAGTCTACCGGGATACTCTAAAGAATATTGTCTCTAGGTATGTGCTGCTCCTCATCATAGCTTTTCATTCTACACTTGTGCTGTTGAGAGAAAGCCACGAGGTCTGGCTTGTTGACGGTCCATGGCCACAATTTGTAAGAAATTATCTTGCTTCTTACCAGTTTCCCTTTGTTTACATCACGCTATTTTTTGTAGCTGTTTACCTGATAAAAAGAACTCTTTTTGATATCAAGCAGGTTAACTCAATTATTAGAAGGTACGTGTATCTCGAACTCGGTATTTATACCTTTATTATTATTAGTATTTATCTTTACTGGACCTTTTATTACGGTTACTTTTAA